The Myripristis murdjan chromosome 6, fMyrMur1.1, whole genome shotgun sequence sequence GCTAATGCTAGCGAGCTAGCCAGCTGGCTAACAGTTGATCCGGTCTCCAGTGCCTTGGTGTTTTCTGGCCATGTCACAGTTACTTCAGGATAACACCTCTCAAGTCACCGTCGTCAAATGGACGTGTTTCTTCTATTCGTAATTCAAACCCCTGGGCGTGAGACGTTTATTTGTCAAATGTAACGTTGGGATTCGCTTTACCTTCAGTTCCGCACTCTCCGCCATCTTGTTACTCTGGCTGCGCAGGCGCAATAGCTATCCCCAAGGGACAGCGAGGAGACCCGTCTGCGTGCTGCCGCCTCGTGTCTTACACTAGATGGCGCTGTTGCAGTGCAAAACAGGAGCAGGATGCGAAAGCTGCTAGATTAGATTTGCAGGCGTACAGGCTGCCCAGGCCGGGGTATCATACAGGCCTTCGGACCTGTTATCATCACTGTTAACACAGGCATCTTATTCATATCTAATTAGTTTGTGGAATAATGCTCTAATAATGCTAATAACCCGACTACTGGCTCAGTTTAGCTACATCATACTATATGGTGTAATAACAAAACGTCTGGTTTGTTCATCAGGCTACAGAGGACAAGAGTAATGCATGAAGTGAAGATATGACACTATATTCATCGAGTCACGCACTTgaatttctttaaataaaatgttttattcattagcGTTCAAAACAAATATTACATGAACAAATAGTCTACTCTTATTAGGATATGTCTACTTACAACTTAACGGGTGTAATTTAGCCTACTAACTTCTGTGTTTGCAAAGTTTCCGAAACAAATAGTTTGTTGCATCGTATAAACATATTATATTTCAATGCACAGGCTATATGGTAAGTTCCATCATTCGTTTAAAGTGCataacatcaaaaaaaaaaatatgtaagcTATCGGCCTACAAAGATGAACACAGCAAAAGTAGTAGGCTAATTCACAATACTGAGAGGACTAAAGAGCAAGGAATTGGCTAATTGCTGCTGCTACCGACAACAGAATATGAAATAACAACCTCCAACTATTACAAGATACATACATTGTCATTGCACTTTGCCACCAAATAAATATCAATGGTATCATTTCAGTAAAACAAATTTCACCATATGCAAGATGGTTATATAAATGATACACTGAAAATGAAGATACACATTTCAATATATTACAATTAATTACAAGAGGGCCCGTGACAACATCAGAGCGCTTAAGCTTGGTTCAAACTGTCTCTATTTTTTCGGCCATCCGAGGGGCTCCGTCGTTCTGTCCTTTGTTCATCCTTTATAAATAATTAtgtagtttattatttttttctttatatacactttatttattttacggTGGTAGCAGGGGAGATTTGAAGGAGCAGGTCCCAGCGCAGTGGCGCGGAGTTAACATCTTACAGGAGAAATGATGTAATGCGTCGTGAGCTTctagggagaaagagacaaaacagtgaatagtgtgcctgtgtgtgtgtgtgtgtgtgtgtgtgtgtgtgtgtgtgtgtgtgtgtgtgtgtgtgtgtgtgtgtgtaattagaGATAGTTTTCATAGCAATGCTCAAAAACTGTCTTTGCGTCTTACATTGTGGATTTGGTTGTGAGAATCGAGCAAGTGAGTGGTCTTTCATTTCAGTCTACACAGCCTGTCGTCACTCCGTTTCACTAAGAACTGGGTtaccctgcatttttttttcgaattaattaattttttatttctactgAATTACATGACGATTGTTCTTTCTAGGTCCAACTCGGTGCATGAAGTCtatgcaagagagagaggacatcCAAGACATAAAGATGCGTTTAAAATGCAGATTGAACACTGATATTCTATTCAATTCAGGCGGAAAAAACCCAAATGAGTATACGATGGAGCTTTCAAatcagtttgtgtttctttttttgtttcctcaagGCTAAATGACGCAGTCTAACCCTGTGTCTGTACTAATGTGCAGCATGTACTTGATCACTTccataaatgttgaaaaatcGGTTTCAGTTTGAGGTGTTTCCCAcaccaaagacaaaacaatgcagATAAACCAAACAAATCCATGGTATCAGCATGGACAATTTTGAGCACATGCTGTCATCAATCAAGTCGGCAAATATGCCGCTGCAACTCCGTGTCCATGTTGTTAGAAATTGGAGGACATGGTGCATATTACAGCTCTGCTCTCTCCGCTCcctctgctttatttttctcACCTCTGACGATATGAAGCTGCTGAACCATTTCCTCCCTGTAGGAAAGTTCCCTTTTCATTTGATCTTGAAAATTATCTAGAGAACAAATGGCAAGCATGCGTTTTAGTCAGTGATGTTACACTTTCTGAACTTAGGACCACACCAGCTTGACACTATTTTCCATGATAGGCTATAGCCTGGTACGTGTTTATGTCAGTCTAATATAAGGGCAAATTCCATTCTGCAAAGAAAAAGTGGACAGATGTATTTAATTTCCACTGCATTTAGTCCATAAATGGGttaggaaatgaatgaatgaatgaatgaatgaatgaatgaatgaatgttgacCCACGCTGATGTTTGTCTTATGGGAGTTTACTCTCTGCTTTGAAGAGACTCTAGGAGGCGCTGTTTCACAACTAGAGCGACAAAGCAGCCATCAGCTGTCTCAAATTCCAAGGATCCTGATGGTGCTTTGTCGTGTTGTTTTAaattatgaacaaaataaatacatgtaaaaaaaaaaaaataataataatatatatatatatatatatatatatatatatatatatatatatatatatatatatgtgtgtgtgtgtgtgtgtgagatactaaatttaaaaagaaaatttagGGCAGAAATGATTTAAATTCAAAACCTACTTTCATTGCTGACTGACAGAGGACAGCATCAATCATGGGTCAGGGAGTTGAATCtctaaatatgaaataaatagtttcaaattatattaaaaaaaaatatattataaatcctttttttttttttttttttttttaaatttgaactAAACTGCCTCAGTGGCTAAATCTCTGCATTTCATCTGGTAGACATGCTCCTgcatttttattgttcattttgaaCAGCATCTTGTTTAAATGTCTTGTTTGCTGGCAAAGCTGAGACCATGTCCATTCATCTCATTTCAATGACATTTTAGAATGTGATTAATTATCTATCAGAATAACCAAAACAAAGGATGGAAAAGGTGGAATGGATTCCACTGTCTGGGGTTATCAATTTTCATCCTTTGTTATGATGAGAAAACACCTGTTttcctcagaaataacttgatTCAAATACTATCCATACATgcataaaataaagtgaaagaaTGCTCAGATCAAGTCTTCTGAATCAGCCGGTTCATACACTTTCAAGTCTTATAAAAACGAAATGAGTGATTGGAACAAATGGGTTAATCTAGAACAACACTGAGCACATTCATCATTAAAGAAAAATTTTtggtcatgtgtttgttttgccaaaaagaacaaaaaagtgaGCACTTTTACAAACTCTATTTCTctggttttattctttttaatacAGAGTCTAAGGTGTCTCTAAGGTGTTTGTAGGGTGTCATTTTCACTTCAACTGAACAGAGAACTTTGCATATAAGtgagacaaaataaatacattaaaaatggGTTTTACTAGAGATTTCTTTCTGATGATCCAAAAAGTAAAACCTGAGGCATCCTTTAAAGAAGATGTGCCCTATAACCCAATCACACAAAGGCATGGGTGTGTTTAAGGTGCCGATGTCCATTAGTATCCTGAGGCTGATGGTGATCTGGTCCATATGCGCTGGTTGTGTATTTAATGATGTAGCCACTTTAATAAACACTTTTAATTACttctgcagcagcagacagagtgGCTCGATGTTTCCCCCTTGTTTCAAGAGCTCGGTTTTTAAACTGTGGGTAGTACCAGGAAGAGATTTTTAATGGGGCTTATTGTTCATGAAGTACATGCTGACACTGAGCACCTGTCCTGCCCTCATACAGCCTAATGCATGTAATGCAGATAAAAACTTTAGCACAATTGCACATGCAAAAGTTGAGGTTTAAagtaatttgtttatttattttttaattgggTGCACAGTAGCCCCTTAAGATTTTTGCCCTGCTCTTGACTGGATATCGCCGGCTGTGCCTCTTTGGGCATGTACACAATTTCATTGTCAAAAACACCAACCTGGCCTTTTCTCAGTGATGTCATATTGGCTACGTGTATACCCAGAAATGCTAAACGAATGCAAAACCTTAACAAATATTTTTGAAGTCTCTCATTATGTTAAAATGACTCAACCTAAATCCAATACTGACAGATCCATTTAATGAAACTGCAATTCTCCTCTGTTATATAAAATTTTGAACCTTTTAAAAATTATTCTTTCAGATTCACCTTTTTGAAATTTCAGCATTTCAATATCTATAAAAATCAATTcccaaataaatttaaaaatatgaattagcTGTTACATTCTTAAATTGAGATGGAAATGTCTGTAGTCCATTTCTGATGGAGAAAACCCTTATATATTGAGAATTTTATTTGAACAGAGTGATAAAAATCATAATCCTCTAAAATAATCACCTCAATGTAATTTTGAAATGAGTTTTTGAAAACACCTCTTCCCAAGGGAGCATGTCCCAGAGCCACTTGGAATGCTGCCCTTCTCCAAATTTTTTGTCCCTGTCCCCGCGAGAATATCTGCAGGCCCGGTGAGGTGGATTTGGTGATGTCATGATAAGGCTCTGATATGACACATATGACATAAGAAAAAGTCTCCTCATGCACTGAGAAGACTTCTGTGTTCTTGTCAATTTAATGAAAATGCTCATAGTGATGATAGCCAAATTATGAGCAATGTTACAAAAATAGCTCaccttttaaattttgaaaCTCACGTTCCAACTTTTTCCTCAGTTCAACTTGCTCCAACAGCTGTTTCTGCAGTTCCTCTGTAAAGCAGACAAATGACAGAGAAGATTTGAGGTGAAAATTATTAGGCAAATTTCACTTAAAATAGCAGCTAATTTCTTATACCAGCAGGACAATGTCTTTTTAATATATGTATCATAGCAATCAGTAGACTGATCTGGGCCTATTGATCtacagtcatcttttttttctctaatggTCTTAATCCCAGAGATTACCCATCTGCCTCAAATCGGGATTATGAAAACAGGGGGATGGCCTCCTGCATGTCTTCTTCAAGTTTCAGTATCTTTGTTAGGCTGCATGGCCTCACCTTTTCCAAGTGGCACTAACAACTTTAATCTTTCTTAGGCCTTACTACAGGCTACCTAAACGCACACAAGAAATAGCGCAGTGTATTTCACAAGAAGTGAGTGGGGTTGCGGGTTTGGACCCAAAGGCCTAAAAAATCCACGGAGTTGAGAATTTGGACTTTCCTGATTTAGGCCTCATTAAAATTCAATTGGCTCGGTACGTAAATTTAGATTGGATTAGAATAGCAGATTACTTTTCAGTATGCTAACGGCATTGATAAAAACAGAGCTATTGCCTTTACTTTTAAAACGTGGTGTTATTGTAGCTCAGTAAAATAGGTCAACTGTAAATAAATTGTGTGAATACATAATATTTTACATTCTAgtatatgaatgaataaaatcaaaaataaaagcttttattAATGGAAATAATACAACAATGTCAATATTAACAgcctaataataacaataacaataacaaaaataagcTACACTCGGGTGTTGCTTgttgatattttctgttttgcgTCTCACCTTTTGCCAGGGTTTCTATGTCTTTTTGTACTGGTGGAGTCCTGGCTGTCGCCTCCTCGCctgaatacacacaaaacacattatatATTCCATTATCTGATAAAGGAAACTATTTAGTAAAACAGTGAATCGGGAGTTTAATTTTGAAATGTAGGCCTGTTGGCTGACCTCGGTGTGACTTACCCTCATCCGGCTCTCGCTGGTTATCCTCGTTGCCTTGCTCAATAAAAGATTTCGTTTCAATCTCTTCCACAGTGGAAGACGGCTCCTCTTTACTTGCACTTTCATCTTAAGAGAAAATAAATCGATGTAATCTTCCCTTTTCGAATTGTTATTgataaagaattttttttaaaaaaagagcagcAAAACCTCTAACCATTTGATGTAAGCAGTCCACTCTGGTAATTTGCCGGTCTGAACTGATACGAAGTGCTCCTTTGTTGCAGCTCACCCCTCTCCGGTGTATACACCTAAAGGAATGAAATTTTTAATTCGTTGAGCTCTTGTAATTACAacacatttgattaaaaaacattaataaaataaaataaacaataagtatgtgtgcatgttgtgtgtttttattcgACTGACtagttgttttccttttcattttaatttgatctctttagttttttttttaatccaaaattatttgtttatattatttatagGCCTAGTTGTTTTCATGCATTGTTTTTACATCGAAAACAAAATTTCCCGCACGGATAATACATTTCACTTGCAGAAAACTTTTGttgaaattaaacatttttgtaaTATCATTGTATCACTGTTATGACTGGGGTCAAATGTGCATACAGTCTCGTGTAAGCCACTCACTTCAGTGAAAGATGCGGCCATATGGGCCTCTGATAGCTGCTTGCTTTGTAGTTCTCTTTCTGAAGGCTGGGCCACATGTAAGCTCATCTTCTGGGAATCAGCAAGACTGGCCTGCATAGTCTTGGAGTCTGCATCACTGGGTGAAACACTGTGTGCCAGGCCCGGAGGAGTCCGAGGACATGCCGAGGACAGAGGGCGTGAGTCCTCGTCCTCTGGGGTCTTGTTTGTCTCCACATCCACGTCTGGTTCGCCCTCGCTGTCCACACAAGGAGACATGGATCTGTAGCTGGAGCTCTCACTTAGAAAATCGGGTGATAAGTAGCCGGTGCGACATCCGTTATAAGCGCCTCTGTTGCCGTACAGCTTGGCAATACAGTCAGCGTCTTTAATGACAGGTCTAAATGCAGACACGTAGCTGATTTTCCGGGGTGTGAGGCTCATCCCCTCCATCGGCCTCGCTTCATCCCCTGACTTTTCCTCATCGTTACGCGTGGACTGGGTGCTGGAGCATCGCTCATTGTCAACCAAGCTGTCTTTTGAGGTGTTAGTGCTCCTGTCACTGTGCTCAGATAGGTCCATGTCGTTTTGTCTAGATGGGCACAGGAGCTCCGAAGGGGCTTTATGCTGAGACTGGGAGTACGGGGGCATGGGCAGGCCGCCTGCTGTGGGCCAAAACATAGGGAAGGAGTGATAGGCGCTGTCCTTGGTACCTGGCCAGAGGACACCTGACAGGCCGGGCTTGCTCTGCTCTCCCATCATGCCGTCTTCTTTCTTCTGGCACAGGCCAAAGGCTGGGAAACCGTATGGATGCGGGAAGAGCGGCGGTGGGATCTTTTGAAGCATCCCAAAGCCCTTGCTAGGCACGGGGATGACAGGGTAGCTACGTGTGCTCGTTATGTTCATGCCTCCCCGGTTATCCTCGCAGCGCAGGATTTTTGCAGGGATCTCTGGTGATTCTCGGGGAAGGTTGGGCCCCTGTGATTTTAACGAAGAGGTGGACTCTGACCCACTCGAGGGCAACGTCCTCTTGCGACTGCCACCATTGAACATGGCCTTCACATCTTCCCATGCGTGTGCTATCTCATCCGGTGAGTTTTTATCTGATAATTTGAGATGCCGCCTCCAAGAATTAAAATTAGCTGCGTCTGGCTGTGTGTACTTCGACTCCGGCGTGCGATGCGaatgaaatataaatttatTTGGAGAAAAATACATGTTACAATAGGAGCACTTGATGCACTTGGCCCTGGAGCTGTTGTATCTAGCCGGAATGAAGTTACCTCGACTCCCCCAGGCGCATTCGTGGGACACATCGAATGCGAAATTTTCTGGAAGTTTTGGAGGCGAGTGAGCTCCAAGAAATGATTTGCAAAGTCTCTCGGCCTCACGTTTAGTTATCATCCCACAGCGCCTTGAGGAAATTGGCATTGCCCCGGCTCGCCGCAGGATCTCCAGCTGGACAGGGGTGCACTGGACGCAGGTGATCCCAAGTGCCACGCGCCGGTTGTGTATTTCGTTATAGCTGTAATTCTTCAACAGGGTATTGGAAATCTGTGCAAGACAAAGTCTCTCCTGGCCATCTATCACCAGTGACACGATGGGTATTCCGTACAGCACCGTCTCACCGACCTGGTTGGGCTTGAGGTTTGTGCTGGTGTAGGAAAGTTCTTGTTTGGAGCTTGGCGAGGAGCTGGAGTCTCGCCCCGCAGGTATGGAGTCCATCCTTGGAGGCCTGTATGCTGCAAAGACAGCGTTTGATAAGTAGCCTAATAGCCTCAAATATAGCCTACATTTATTCTAGGCCTCTGTTGAAGCTCGTAGCCCGCTATATCAAAGTAGTTCACAGTATGAAATTAATAGGAGGGCATTATGGACTAAAGTTGGTCAAATGTCGATTTTAAAAGAAGCGAGCGTGACCTGGACAGTGGAGCAGTGTACACGAATTTATAGCATCATGTTGATGTCAAATATTACACATTAATTAGACTTAAAGAgtaattttatttaacttaCAACTTCAGTTTTTCACTGTTATTAAGAGTTCGGCAGTGTACAGGTTGCAGAGTGTTTTAAGTAGGTTATTAATCTGAAAATAGCAGAGCTTCCTA is a genomic window containing:
- the skor1b gene encoding SKI family transcriptional corepressor 1 homolog-B, with protein sequence MDSIPAGRDSSSSPSSKQELSYTSTNLKPNQVGETVLYGIPIVSLVIDGQERLCLAQISNTLLKNYSYNEIHNRRVALGITCVQCTPVQLEILRRAGAMPISSRRCGMITKREAERLCKSFLGAHSPPKLPENFAFDVSHECAWGSRGNFIPARYNSSRAKCIKCSYCNMYFSPNKFIFHSHRTPESKYTQPDAANFNSWRRHLKLSDKNSPDEIAHAWEDVKAMFNGGSRKRTLPSSGSESTSSLKSQGPNLPRESPEIPAKILRCEDNRGGMNITSTRSYPVIPVPSKGFGMLQKIPPPLFPHPYGFPAFGLCQKKEDGMMGEQSKPGLSGVLWPGTKDSAYHSFPMFWPTAGGLPMPPYSQSQHKAPSELLCPSRQNDMDLSEHSDRSTNTSKDSLVDNERCSSTQSTRNDEEKSGDEARPMEGMSLTPRKISYVSAFRPVIKDADCIAKLYGNRGAYNGCRTGYLSPDFLSESSSYRSMSPCVDSEGEPDVDVETNKTPEDEDSRPLSSACPRTPPGLAHSVSPSDADSKTMQASLADSQKMSLHVAQPSERELQSKQLSEAHMAASFTEVYTPERGELQQRSTSYQFRPANYQSGLLTSNDESASKEEPSSTVEEIETKSFIEQGNEDNQREPDEGEEATARTPPVQKDIETLAKEELQKQLLEQVELRKKLEREFQNLKDNFQDQMKRELSYREEMVQQLHIVREAHDALHHFSCKMLTPRHCAGTCSFKSPLLPP